A window of Solanum stenotomum isolate F172 chromosome 9, ASM1918654v1, whole genome shotgun sequence genomic DNA:
TATCGAGATACAATTTCTATCCATTCCTGATTTtataatatggaataaacattaCTTCAATATGAGTTAGTTTGAAGAAGTAATTAAAAAGTTCAAAGTTAATAAGTTATGTCTCAAGTCCAAGTAGACTTGAAGAGGGTACATCAACCTGAGTGTTTGTTGCGAAAGACATACAATTAATTATGTCTTGaatcacaattattctatgttTTTATAGGGTAGATCACATATAGATATTTTTAGACCTTTctaatcaaataatttttcatagtcttttatttttatttaccaTTTTCACGAAACACATACAATTAGAATCATGCTCGTTCAAAAACATAAGTTAGGCAAATTAGAGGAGTCTACAAGAATTTGACACAACCAAATTGACCCCCCATGAGTTTTACAGGTGCACCAAAActaacaatattatatatatagatagcaACACCTGGCACTTTCAGATTCTACTACCAATACTCTGTCTTGACATGTACCTAAAGCATACCCTAAGATAATATCAGAAGCattatgattttttcaatttgtatCTTGGCATGTACCTAATGTATAGCCTATGATAATATCAGAaacaatatgatttttttattttttaacttttaatatatatatatatatatacatatatatataaaagaataagAAGGGCAGGAATGTACCATGAGAAGTGGAAGGTGAGGAAAGTTTAAGTCAGTTCGCaagttttgaatgaatttttggaATTTGGGTTTGTAACGAGTTGCATCAAACTTGGTCCTTGTATCACTCTCACCATGAAACCACAAGAGTCCTCGAAGTTGTCCTCCATCTTTAAGAGAAAAGTTGACTTTTTTCACCAATTGGTCATATGGAATATTCCCGCGTGACCAATAGCGAATTCCTTTTCCAGACACAGAGCAAGGAACTAAACCTATTACACCAAAATTTGGATCCTTGTTAAGAATTGCATTAGCAAATGCCATTCCAGGCCCAATACCACAATTGCGAAGACAATCAACCCCATAATTTAGAGGCTCCTTAGCTATTTCCCAATGTAAATCAACATTAACCCTTAAAATATCTTCATTAGATTGACAATCGGGTGGTATAATACCATCCCAATAAGAGTAAGATACTCCTCCTTGACCTGCCATATTACTTTGCCCTGCTAATATGAAGATCTGTTTGTTCAATTTGTAGGTGCTCATATTCCTTATTATATCTTTTTTAGGATTCATCACAATCCATAAATACGgtataacaaaaacaaaaattaagatTAAAACTATTTCTTCACTTTTAGTTGGCAATTTGTTGCACTTGAAAAACATCTTGATCGATCACCCTCAACTCTTAATTTATCCTCTTCTAAATCATTGCAAATCACCCAATGCAGGCTTGTACAAAAAGGAATAGTTTGGAGAAATTCTAAATTCTCATTACCATATCGCAAAACAAACTATAATACATATGCATGCATGTTTCTTTGTTTCATTGTATAATTCTATCTCTACAAGGGAATGACGAATGAATGATTATATTTCTAAACTCAAGTATTTTGTTTCAATGTATCTATGATAAGTTTTGTCTATTCATTACTGAAATTTCCAAAACATTGTCTATAAAAGGTTTTACCTATTATTCACTTGATTTATTCAATAATTctgattaataatttttttcattaagcTCTATTGAAAAATTTTTATATCGGAAGGATCAAAAGGAATGatgtaaatattttagtttattttcacCAACTAAAAGTCGAGAACCCaaacaaattatgaatataCAACAATTTAATTAGGACATTAATAGAGAACCAATTTTATGCTCGAATTcgtaaaaatttaaagaaatgaaattctcgataaaaaattatactcgCTCATGTGAGGCGCACATATTTTCATTGGTGTGAGGATTTCTTGGGCTATGAGAGAAGCGTTTTTAGAAAACAAAGCATACTAATCTGGCAAACAAAGCAAAAAAATGATTCTTACATTAATAAAATAGAATAGAAATGTTGTCACTAGAACGGATCATATAAATAACATCTTTCTAGTTGCCTAAAAGGAAACATTAAAAGATAAGATAAGGCTATGCGCACACAATCTGTACATTGTGGGACCCATAAATTacccatttatttttttattttggtaatAAAGGATATTATATATCTAATAAATCAATAAAGGTTGAGGAAAAGTTACATATGATAATACTACATCAGAGATATTAGTATACCCATATTTTACTAGATTATTAAAAGTTCTGGCTGACATTTTTTAAGTGATAGTGTATACATGCTGATCTTCTAGTAGTTGCAGCGTCCATAAGGGTGGTGTTAGGAGGATTATACATTATTTAATACCATTTTTCCTCGCATAAGCTGCTAGTATGTGTGCTAATTTGTTGCTCTCCCTAAAATTATGTTGGATTGTCTTTTCCAGCCAATACCTGCATAAGGAAACAGGAGGTTTATAGATTAGATTAGTATCTTGGGTTAGAATTCGTATTATATCCCTGGAATTGGTCTATATCTCCAAAGGCTTGAGGTGAAATTAGTCGGCCAACTCTGCTCCTTTAAGTAAGGAAATAATTTCCATATGGGTAGAGGTAATTCCCATCAATTTGTAATGGAAATCAACTTTCGAGTTTCCCAGGTCGTCCCGAATTGCCCCTCCGATGCCTCCTATGCGGTTTAAGGAGTCGAAGGATCCGtcaatattgagtttgaaagtATCTTTCAGAGGAGGTTCCACTTGACCTGGCTGGATTATAGTGGTTGGAGGAGGAGTGGAGGTGAATTCGATGGTGCAAGCTATGTTTTAAGAggtatcattttctttctatatCCTTACTTTTTCTCACCcattttaaactttttcttcttctttttctttctcctcaCAAAACTTTCTTGcaattttttccttctacttGTTAAATATAAACgcaactttatttttcaaatcataaAGAATTCTTGGGACTCGCCCACCATATTTAGCATGTCTATTTTATCTCTATATCATTTATTGAGGATAAATTGAAGCAGACATGTCCAgaaaatttaaatcttttttattgGATGAGTTTGGATAAATTGAACGtagtgaaattaaaaaaaaaaaatcataatatcttatgtcttaatttcataaaattgaacttctttgtttttctaccttataaaatgatatataaaaatatgagaACTTAGATTTTTTGTTGACCTATCCATTTTTGAGTTTGTTTATAGATCAgacattttttttggtaaaatttttCACTCTACCATTTACTAATAAATTATCCATAAACAATTCATCACTATATTTAATATGGACTATATAgatacaatatttaaaaataagaaatacaCAGAAATATGTATACtttatataactttttaaaaaataaaataaaaatactgtAGATATTAATCTTTTGCACTCTTGGTTTGTATCCTGTTGTTTGTCTTCATGGAAATTAAATTCTTTGTATTTACTTTCtaatttgatttatattttaattttgataatgCCAAGAGTACATTTAACATTCAAAATaacttgtatttatttatttaattaatatttttcaaataaaatattatcaagATATTCTGGTATATTACAACAAAATTTTGAAGTgttaacaaattttttttggaaagaaagcATTATAATTCTTAGAAATGATTAATTTCTTCAACaatgcaaatattttttttttttggaggatgTTATATATAACTTGACTAAATTTTtgtattatcaaatattttttaagaaaataatgatgagTTGGAGATTTAGGACTCATTTCAGGcttttttctcataaaaaagTAATGTCCTCAATACTTATTTATACCCCTTTTGatcataatttaataatatttcaacTATGAAAGTTCTAAGGATACCTTGGAGTtgaaaagaagaggaagaaagtaaaagaagaaaaaggtagTCAAGTTTGCACTGAGCATTGCGCATCAAGTTTGAAGCATAGTAAACTGACTTTCAGCTCTCCTAAAATAGCAGCCGCTACCTTTTAAATGCTCATCAAGTTGGCGACACAAAAAGGACATTCATAATATTACCGAATTGACTCAACAAAGGTCTAGAGTATCTTCCAAATTCACAGTTGCCTGAAAAAAGGAATCAATTGCACAAATCGATTCAACGAGGTGAGTGACAAATTGGTGTATTGCCAAACAATTATGTGAGTTCAATTTAGATCATTAAATTGTCTCGAAGAGcatttttgtgaatattttctcaaaaatttaaatagattttgaaatGAGAGAACACTTTCTTTACATTCTTTAAAATTCATAGTACATTCTCTACAAAACCCTTACAATTAGGAAGAATTTTGTAGTTAGAAATCTGGGAACCTTCTTGTGATTGAAGGCTTTTGAAGATTCATTTATGCAGGGATTCAACTCAATAACTATTATAGCTGATAATGTTGgtattactttttaatttatgtcatgaATAACTAGTTTTCCTATTCTTAAGAGGGGTGCAATGTGTGAATGATCAATCTACATTTCAATATTGTTTATTTCACCCTCAAAACTAGGGGAGGCGTGAGTGAAACTCAAAACCGTATTCGATCAAGTTAGTCACTAAAATATACTAGCTAATTAAACTAAGGGCCCAAAAGGTCAGGTAACACAACATTTGAAATACTAAGCTGACCGTTAAGGTCATGTTAGAGTAACAATATGTCATATAAACAAAGGTAGACAAGCcaaattgtaacaccccgtatatTTTAAGGTAACTAACTCAGTAAGCTAAACATATACGCGTCCAAAACTATATTTTTCATCTTACGTTGTTTGTTGATGAGTTGCCAGGAGAATAAGGTTCTAAAGGGATGATCATATTGGTTGTTACTCATTGTGCATCAACATAAGTGTCATAACAAGGTTACAAGTTAGAAGGTTACATTACGACATATTATTTCATATAATCTCATATGTGGTCTAAATTGAGATAATCATATCTCCTAGCATATGAGGATTTAGAggttatataatatataaaattaaatatatgtgaGTGTAGTTTAATGAAATAAATCACTCATCAATAAGACTTCAGAGAAAATAGATATGCTTGTTTTACTACGAACTATGCAAAAACCTAAATTGGTTGTGTTGGGAACGTGAGTAGCACATGTTATGtcattacaaatattttaaaaatgatatgtATGAGGTAAATTCATTAGAGACAGTTCCTAAGTTATTTATGAAGCTCCTCTTTTTTGGTTCTTGAAGCCCTCTCCTCTCCAAAAGCCCTAATTGAGAAATCAACCAAGAATCAAGTATTGTTCCTCAACCAAGCATATTATTCACTTAAGTCTTGTTGGTGTTAACAACTAAAGAAAAACATAcgacagaagaagaaaaagagatattttattaagctgaaagaacaaaatatttaaatagaaGGAACTCCTAACAATCTGCAGTAAATAATGCAAACAGAATCTTCCTATTAACTAGGCACTAAGTCTACCAACAGCTCTACATGCCTAAAGACTAGGAAACTCACAACTGAAAGATAAGTAGAAAATATCTATCTTCTGAAAACAGAAAACACATCAGCAGCCATGTCATTATGCCAACTCAACATCAATTAACAGCTCATGAGGCAGATTTCAACACTCCTCCTTGCATCAAGAGCTGCAAATTCCAAGTTCCtttctcaagaactcaaatttgCTTGCCGAAAGAGCTTTTGTAAATATATCAGCCAACTACTCTTCTGTTCTGCAATATACCAGATTCACTAAACCATCCTCTTGCACTTCTCTAAGAAAATATAGCTTCACATTGAAATGCTTGGTCTTTCTATGAAAAATTGGGTTGTGTGAAATAGCAATGGCAGCTTGGTTGTCCACAAATATCTCAGTGCTTTCCTTCATCTCCAACCCAAGATCGCAAAAGattttctttatccataaaGCTTGATTGACCGCAGCTGTAGCAGCAATGAATTCTGCCTCTGCAGTTGATTGAGCAACAATCTCTTGTTTTTTCGAACACCAAGAAAAGCATCCAGCGCCAAAAATAAAACAGTACCCTGAAGTACTTTTCATATCTTCAGCGGAACCACCCCAATCACTGTCAGAAAATCCTTGAAGTTTAAAATTCTGGCATTTGCTAAATTTGACTCCATAGTCCATTGTGCCTTTGACATATCTGAGTACTCTTTTTCCAGCTTGCATATGCAATTCACTAGGAGAATTCAAGAATCAGGATAGTACACTTACAACATACAATATATCTGGCCTTGTTGCTGTAAGATACGTCAAACATCCTATCAAGCTTCTATAGCTTTATTCTTGTACTCGTTCAGCATCATCGTCCTTCATTAACTTCTCCTTTTGATTCATAGGCGTACTCATACTTTTGCATTCGTCCATTCTAAATTTCCTCAGAATTTCTTTTGCATACTTCTTCTGACAAATGAATATTTGATCTTGGATTTGTTTAACCTCCATTCCAAGAAAGAAAGCCATCTCTCCAAGAACCGTCATTTCAAAGACTTTCATCATCTCCTTTTTCAACTCTTCTATGAGCACAACATTACTCCCTGTTACTAAaagatcatcaacatacaaagaaattataataatgtCAGAGTTAACATGCTTTACGTAAAGAGTCGATTCACTTAGGCTTTTTTGAAAACCTAAGTCGGAAAGATGATAATTGATTCTACTGTACCAAGCCCTTGAAGCTTGTTTTAATCCATAGAGGGCCTTTTTCAGCAAGTAGACTCTTTCTTCCTGTCCTTCTGCAACAAATCCTTCAGGCTGCTCAACATAGATTTCTTCTTGCAAGAAACCATTCAAAAAAGCTGATTTAGCATCCAGTTGGTAAGTTTTCCAACCCTTTTGTGCTGCAATTGCCATTGCGACTGGTGCAAATGTTTCAGAAAAATCTACACCAAAAATCTGAGCATAACCCTTCACTACAAGCCTAGCTTTGTGTTTGTTCACCGAACCATCTGTATTTAGCTTAGTTCTGTAAACCCATTTAACACCAATAACCTTTCTGTCTGGAGGCCTTTCTACCAGCTTCCATGTGTCATTTTTCTCGATCATGGTTAGCTCTTCCTGCATTGCGACTATCCATTCTTGTCTCTTTTAGCTTCTGCATATTCAGCAGGTTCAAATACAACTACATTGCATCTTTGATAGATATCTGAGAGTGATCTGGTTCCTCGAATGGGAGGATGATCTACTCGTTCCTCAAAATTGTGCAACTCATTAGCTTCTCTTTCTTGCTTTTCTCCATCTCAATCCCATTGCTTTTGTTCTACAAAGTCCACATCTCTGCTTACCAAAATTTTTCCAGTTTGTGGTTGGAAAATTCTGAAAGCTTTTGACTACAGGCTATAGCCAATGAAAATTCCAGGTTCTGCCTTCTTGTCAAGTTTATCCCTTTTCGGCTGAGGTATGTGAGAAAAACATAAGCAACCAAAAATCTTGAGATTCTTTAGTAAAGGTTTGTACCCATGCCAAGCTTCAAAAGGTGTTTGACCACTCACTGCCTTTGTAGGCAGCCTATTCAACAGAAATACAACAATATTGGCTGCCTCTGCCCAAAACTTTTTGGGAAGCTCTTTCTCGTGCAACATACACCTTGACATCTCCATGATGGTCCTATTCTTCCTTTCACTTACTCCATTTTGCTGGGGAGTATATGGAGTAGTAAGTTGATGCTCTATTCCAGCAACTTCACAAAAGTCTTTGAACTGATCCGAAGTGTATTCAATCCCATTATCTGATCTGAGCACTTGTAGTTTGCAGCCGCTTTGATTTTCTACCAAGGCTTTGAATTTCCAAAAAACTACAGCAACCTTCGATTTGAATCTTAAGAAGTATATCCAACACATCCTTGTTagatcatcaataaaaattatGTCATACCTGCTTCCTTTCAATGATGGAGTTCTTTGGGGGACTCCAAGATCTGTATGAATCAGCTGCAATTTTGGAGTTGCTCTCCAAGTTGATTTTGGGAATGGCAATCTTGTCTGCTTACCAAATTGACATGCCTCACAACTTGGGAGTTCCTTTTCAAGTGGAGGTAAACCTTTTGCCAACCCTTTTTTCTGCATATACAAAAGCGCCCTGTGGTGGAAATGACCCAACTGTTTGTGCCAAGTATCTGCAACACTGGACTGACTTGGAAAAGCTATTTGTTCTTCCTCCATTGGATTCAAAGAAAATCTTTTACCCTGCATTTTAATTCTAAATAGTTTCTGACCACTTGGATAGATGATCAGACACGCCTtatcttcaaaaaataatttgaacccATTTTCAAGTAGTTGTCCAACACTTAATAAATTCTTATCAAGTTCAggaacaaacaaaacttcagAAATAAGTTTTGTACCTGTATAACTCTAAATAGCCACAGTCCCCTTTCCTTTTGTAGGAAAGTATTCCCCATTTCCAATCCTGACTCTTGATGTTGTTGTTCTATCAAGCCTTTTGAAAAGCTTTTCATCACTAGTCATGTGGTTTGTACAACCACTATCAATAAGCCAACTGTCAGTTGAAATACTAGATGCAAAACATGATTCAACAAATAGTTGTTCTTCCTCATGTTGATTTGCAACTTGAGCTTCTCTTTGTTGCTGCTGTCCTTTTTCCTTGCAGATGATCTCAGCATGCCCAAGTTTCTGACATTTTCAGCATCTCATATCCGGCTTTCTCCAGCATTTGAAGTGAGGATGATTCTTCCTTCCACAATATTGACACGGAGGGAATTTTTCTCCTCTGTGGCTGCCTGAATTTTGGCTACTTCCATTACCAGCAGAAACCTGATTATTTTCAGCATAATTCTTCTTCCCtttaattttcttgtatttGTTTCCAGGATGGTTTTGCAACTTTGCCTGAAGTGCACCTTCTACCGACCCTTCCTGTCTCATTAACCTTCTTTGCTCTTGTGCCTGCAATGCATTTAGTAATTCTGCCAAAGTGATCTTTGACAGATCCTTAGTATTTTCTAAGGAAGCAATGGTTGGTTCAAACTTCTCAGGTAATGTAACAAGAAGCTTCTCAATAACTTTGCTATCAGGAAGCTTATTGCCCAACATTCTTACCTTGATCACAATGCTAAGAAGCCTATCTGAGTATTCTTTGATAGTTTCAGAATCTTTCATTCTTTGTATCTCAAATTCTCTAATGAGATTCATAACTTTCATACCTTTGATTATCCTTGGtattcttctttaagaaaatcCCAGATTgcttgtaatgaccctaaaggtcatttttggaaatttttataaaatgaccgttttacccctcccgatagttgccccgagtcctaattgttgtattttcgaagttggtttgaaggaaaattgatgaaaagttgagtttttggaaagttgagtttttaagagttaaagtttggttaaaagtgctatttcgagtcatttggagtttcgagactcgaatcgaaTTTCCAttgattccagcagttttagaatgttgAAACAGGTCTATgggaatttacggagtcgaatttggatttaaaacgaagatttgaggtcctaagttgctaaaattgtgaaattttgatcaagagttaaCTTTAGTCAACAaatgaggttccggtgctcgaaatggaattccgagggcaccgttggattcagggggtgattctaagtctagaatgagtcttggttgaatttttagaggccccgagtgcgtttcgagtttttgaacctaaagttagtttcttgacgccttatcggataccgggtcaaggagacctcaaattcaaattccgacgatttcattgagttcaaaatgtcatttttcaagctagtagcatatttggtttgtgttcgggaagtgccaaatgagttttgggtgagcttttaagcttcttggatgctttgacactatttcagcaaattgtggcaactaaagggttcattattagttttaaaggtcgaaaaattattccgaaagTTCTGAAACTTTGaacatgaattataggacttatttgcaaattttggtgcattttcgctaacccgagattggacttttatcgcaaataagaaaaaattgtttaccgagtagaaatgatatttgactgggcaaacgagtatgaaattgagctccgattgaacgagcaggtccgtatcattatttaagacattttaaaaaaagaatcgggtcatttcactatcgtattaGGAAATTAcagcctttttagtgaaagattaactgctgtttttctggtgcataacagccatgtactgttataaaaatctcagactgtattcatttggtattttgagcatatcgggagttctagagattggaatggagtgattcttacgggtttcttcttgaattaatatgagggttagtattcaatcttcaatttgatattttctcataatttatttatctgggtttttttcctatccgtaaatctcttgggaaaaattggagttttatcgatttggactccctttttgatgaaaaaggtatatttacgatccttatgttatgggtaaactgattttaacataaaattattgattcatcgattattttcatcatattaaccgcatacaatttggactttcccggtaaagttaaagtttgataaattgagaatttcaaggtcgatcttaactccgtttctgatgaaatttcatatttgaacttatctaagcatggataagatgtttttcaagagatatttcattttcgagtcggggtttcggatccgaatattttaagctacttcaagaacgtggattttccttcaaattgagtttgtgaattgatttcaactccgttttcaaattggttttcaccattagcttccaaatactttaaggatcattttacataaaaaatttctagatttgggtatcgttttccggtatgagacttttggaccgttttgccctttttccctaaatttcttgactttggtgtcattggacttgaattgtgattgtgattaattgtttgaatagattatcgtgatccggattatactaGAAAAGGAatggctcaagtcaagtaacttttggagttcgttttaaggcaagtggcttccaaactttgtaaaactcttagactacgcatgactactttcctaattgtgttggggagtaatggggattgaggatgggttttatttgttgattgaaattgttgtaaatgaaagatggggaataaaatgagctaaatgtgttatatgtgacttgaatttgttgaataagtcatgtgtaactgatattgaggggatagaagagcatgagtaggctatgatttatacagacattgatgttgagacagatgatgtgtaatactatgatgtggtcgtgatatggtagtgattgagacaggtgatgtgtaatactatgatgtggccgtgatatggttgtgattgagacaggtgatgtgtaatactatga
This region includes:
- the LOC125877475 gene encoding probable carbohydrate esterase At4g34215 yields the protein MFFKCNKLPTKSEEIVLILIFVFVIPYLWIVMNPKKDIIRNMSTYKLNKQIFILAGQSNMAGQGGVSYSYWDGIIPPDCQSNEDILRVNVDLHWEIAKEPLNYGVDCLRNCGIGPGMAFANAILNKDPNFGVIGLVPCSVSGKGIRYWSRGNIPYDQLVKKVNFSLKDGGQLRGLLWFHGESDTRTKFDATRYKPKFQKFIQNLRTDLNFPHLPLLMVILHVPSPWFKGKFVDIVRQAQIDVELPNAVKVDANGLPLNPDGIHLTTAAQIRLANMLADAFLSSNFTAPTKTEYHMI